One genomic segment of Devosia sp. includes these proteins:
- a CDS encoding DsbA family oxidoreductase translates to MTKLLKIDVFTDVVCPWCLVGSARLDQALASLPEDVEVEIENHPFYLDPSVPPEGVDVGEMLKAKYGRDPQEMWARVEGEAKKAGIDLDLSQQPRMFNTAKAHTITRLSRGNGNQHELANAIAEAYFLGHRQINDDNVLVDIAVEHGWDRGDALDAITDEHELSITAQLAQSAAEQGIRGVPFFVFGGKYALSGAQPDEVFHQALEKITSEL, encoded by the coding sequence ATGACCAAACTGCTCAAGATCGATGTGTTCACCGACGTTGTCTGCCCCTGGTGCCTCGTCGGCTCTGCCCGTCTCGATCAGGCGCTGGCGTCCCTGCCCGAGGATGTGGAAGTCGAAATCGAGAACCATCCCTTCTATCTCGACCCAAGCGTTCCCCCCGAAGGCGTGGACGTGGGCGAAATGCTCAAAGCCAAGTATGGCCGCGACCCCCAGGAGATGTGGGCCCGGGTGGAAGGCGAGGCGAAAAAGGCCGGCATCGATCTCGATCTCAGCCAGCAGCCGCGCATGTTCAACACTGCCAAGGCCCATACCATCACCCGTTTGTCCCGCGGCAACGGCAACCAGCACGAATTGGCCAATGCCATTGCCGAGGCCTATTTCCTCGGCCATCGCCAGATCAACGACGACAATGTCCTGGTCGATATTGCCGTCGAGCATGGCTGGGACCGGGGCGACGCGCTGGATGCCATTACCGACGAGCATGAATTGTCCATCACCGCCCAACTGGCCCAGAGCGCGGCCGAACAGGGTATTCGTGGTGTGCCCTTCTTCGTCTTCGGCGGCAAATATGCCCTCTCCGGCGCTCAGCCAGATGAGGTCTTCCATCAGGCGCTGGAAAAGATTACCTCCGAGTTGTGA
- a CDS encoding alpha/beta hydrolase: MKLLRRIVVIAAIVLVALYAAIVGYMFFNQRALQYDAEGPITPLAETALTQARAIALPSGDGTINGWYQPPRPGMPIIVYYKGNSGSFSREHERYARFVADGYGFIAFDYRGFPASPGAISEDNILTDALTAFDWAAEQGAPLLIWGRSLGSGPATYVASQRDAAALLLETPFLSAVTVAGERYPVLPVSLVMQDQFRNDQWIAEVSEPVLVAHGTADTTIGVSNGERLYALAPNPVDLWIVPGAGHSDLWDAGIWAEARPFFEQAMTP, encoded by the coding sequence GTGAAACTGCTGCGCCGGATCGTCGTCATCGCCGCCATTGTCCTCGTGGCTCTCTACGCCGCCATTGTCGGCTACATGTTCTTCAATCAGCGCGCCCTTCAATACGACGCCGAAGGTCCCATCACCCCACTTGCCGAGACCGCGCTTACCCAGGCCCGCGCCATCGCCCTGCCCTCGGGAGACGGGACGATCAACGGCTGGTATCAGCCGCCCCGGCCGGGCATGCCGATCATCGTCTATTACAAGGGCAATTCCGGCAGCTTCAGCCGCGAGCATGAGCGCTACGCCCGGTTCGTGGCCGATGGCTACGGCTTCATCGCCTTCGACTATCGTGGCTTTCCTGCCTCGCCCGGCGCGATCTCGGAGGACAATATCCTCACCGATGCGCTGACCGCCTTCGACTGGGCCGCCGAACAGGGCGCGCCCCTGCTCATCTGGGGTCGATCGCTCGGCTCGGGTCCGGCGACCTATGTGGCCAGCCAGCGCGATGCGGCTGCCCTGCTGCTCGAAACGCCGTTCCTGTCGGCCGTGACCGTAGCGGGCGAACGCTATCCGGTTCTGCCGGTATCGCTGGTGATGCAGGATCAGTTCCGCAATGATCAGTGGATCGCCGAGGTCAGCGAACCGGTGCTGGTGGCTCATGGCACTGCGGACACCACCATCGGCGTCTCCAATGGCGAGCGTCTCTACGCCCTGGCACCCAATCCGGTCGACCTCTGGATCGTCCCCGGCGCCGGCCATTCCGATCTCTGGGACGCCGGCATCTGGGCAGAAGCCAGGCCGTTCTTCGAGCAGGCGATGACCCCGTGA
- a CDS encoding multidrug effflux MFS transporter translates to MTSPAPAGMSARRTAIIGGLMVATGPLSLTLYTPALPTIVADFGSSDAAGKLTLTVYFAAFALAQLICGPLSDRYGRRRVGMAFFAVYVLGSLICALAPSLEVLFIGRFVQGFGVSAGVALSRAMVRDQFAGSEAIRILTLINLILTVTPAVAPTLGSVILLLGTWHIMFVVMAGFGLAILALLATNARETLPESARIPFRPGVIFGNYRKLLAAPDFLVPTLLLCLAFWGFHGFTALLPFIFIDGMGLTPFQFAMAMLVQTASFITGNLIVSGLAMRISGPRLMSTSLILFGISGLGFAVLPPLFPASVIAVMAPVGVWMLGIAFLSPSATAAAMSGFGSMAGAAGAMTGFFQVGGGFAGSLAAGLLFPDAWTALVVMLPLVAATTIALAVFDRWRRARQPH, encoded by the coding sequence GTGACCTCCCCCGCCCCGGCGGGCATGTCAGCGCGCCGCACCGCCATCATTGGCGGTCTCATGGTGGCGACCGGACCGCTGAGCCTCACGCTCTATACCCCGGCCCTGCCCACCATCGTGGCCGATTTCGGCAGCAGCGACGCAGCCGGCAAATTGACCCTGACCGTCTATTTCGCAGCCTTTGCCCTGGCGCAATTGATCTGCGGTCCGCTCTCGGATCGCTATGGCAGACGCCGCGTCGGCATGGCCTTCTTCGCCGTCTATGTGCTGGGCAGCCTGATCTGTGCGCTCGCACCCTCGCTCGAGGTGCTGTTCATCGGCCGCTTCGTACAGGGTTTCGGCGTTTCCGCCGGGGTAGCGCTCTCCCGCGCCATGGTGCGCGATCAGTTCGCCGGCAGCGAAGCCATTCGCATCCTCACCCTCATCAACCTCATTCTGACGGTGACGCCGGCCGTGGCGCCGACCCTGGGCAGCGTCATCCTGCTGCTCGGCACCTGGCACATCATGTTCGTGGTCATGGCCGGATTCGGCCTCGCCATCCTGGCGCTCCTGGCCACCAATGCCCGTGAGACCCTGCCGGAAAGCGCCCGCATTCCGTTCCGGCCCGGCGTCATCTTCGGCAATTACCGCAAGCTCCTGGCAGCGCCGGATTTCCTCGTCCCCACACTGCTGTTGTGTCTTGCCTTCTGGGGCTTTCACGGCTTTACCGCCCTGCTCCCCTTCATCTTCATCGATGGCATGGGTCTCACGCCCTTCCAGTTCGCCATGGCCATGCTGGTGCAGACTGCATCCTTCATCACCGGCAATCTGATCGTCAGCGGCCTCGCCATGCGGATATCGGGCCCAAGACTGATGTCCACTTCCCTGATTCTCTTCGGTATCAGCGGCCTCGGCTTTGCGGTGCTGCCGCCTCTGTTTCCCGCTTCGGTCATCGCGGTCATGGCGCCGGTGGGGGTATGGATGCTCGGCATCGCCTTCCTCAGCCCCAGCGCCACCGCAGCCGCCATGTCGGGGTTCGGATCCATGGCCGGTGCCGCCGGCGCCATGACCGGCTTTTTCCAGGTGGGCGGCGGATTTGCCGGCTCGCTGGCGGCAGGCCTGCTGTTTCCAGACGCCTGGACGGCGCTGGTCGTCATGCTGCCGCTCGTGGCGGCAACCACCATTGCCCTGGCGGTCTTTGATCGCTGGCGCCGCGCTCGCCAGCCGCACTAG
- the rpsU gene encoding 30S ribosomal protein S21 → MQVVVRDNNVDQALRALKKKLQREGVFREMKLRNYYEKPSEKKARQKAEAVRRARKLARKRAQREGLIAAPGRS, encoded by the coding sequence TTGCAAGTAGTCGTTCGCGATAACAATGTTGACCAGGCGCTGCGCGCGCTCAAGAAGAAGCTGCAGCGCGAAGGTGTCTTCCGCGAGATGAAGCTTCGCAATTATTATGAAAAGCCCTCCGAAAAGAAGGCCCGCCAGAAGGCAGAAGCTGTGCGCCGCGCGCGCAAGCTGGCCCGCAAGCGCGCCCAGCGCGAAGGCCTGATCGCGGCTCCCGGCCGCAGCTAG
- a CDS encoding alpha/beta fold hydrolase, whose amino-acid sequence MHQPVVFLPGLICDARLWRDVIDGLADRVAPMVADLRLDDTIAAMASRTLAAAPQRFALAGLSMGGYVALEIMRQAPDRVTHLALFDTSARADTEERRETRRKGIEMIGQGKFIGVSRGLLGQLVAPHHLGTPLAEEVQAMSERVGEQAYIRQQKAILGRIDSVPHLADIAVPTLVGVGMLDKMTPPELAEEMAQHIPGADLVRFPEAAHLPTMENPASVIAAMRNWLAR is encoded by the coding sequence ATGCATCAGCCCGTCGTCTTTCTACCCGGACTCATCTGCGACGCCCGCCTCTGGCGCGATGTGATCGACGGCCTGGCCGACCGCGTGGCCCCCATGGTGGCCGATCTGCGCCTTGATGACACCATCGCCGCCATGGCCAGCCGCACGCTGGCGGCAGCGCCCCAGCGCTTCGCCCTGGCGGGGCTGTCCATGGGCGGCTATGTGGCGCTCGAAATCATGCGCCAGGCGCCCGACCGGGTCACGCACCTGGCCCTGTTCGACACCTCGGCCCGCGCCGACACCGAAGAGCGCCGCGAAACCCGGCGCAAGGGCATCGAGATGATCGGCCAGGGCAAGTTCATCGGCGTGTCCCGGGGGTTGCTGGGCCAGCTCGTCGCGCCGCACCATCTGGGCACGCCGCTGGCCGAGGAGGTGCAGGCCATGTCCGAGCGCGTGGGCGAGCAGGCCTATATCCGTCAACAAAAGGCGATTCTCGGCCGGATCGATTCCGTCCCCCATCTCGCCGACATCGCCGTACCGACCCTGGTCGGCGTGGGCATGCTCGACAAGATGACACCGCCCGAACTGGCCGAGGAAATGGCGCAGCACATCCCCGGGGCGGACCTCGTCCGCTTTCCGGAGGCCGCGCACCTGCCGACCATGGAAAATCCGGCCTCGGTCATCGCCGCCATGCGAAACTGGCTCGCCCGATAG
- a CDS encoding 5-(carboxyamino)imidazole ribonucleotide synthase codes for MTQSPAALAPGSTIGILGGGQLGRMLALAAARLGLKCHIYCPDPDSPAFEVTQHKTVAAYDDVAALTAFAAAVDVVTYEFENVPAATAEVLAGLKPLRPGANALAISQDRLAEKAFLASKNIPVAPYRAVHSLEDLHAAVAEIGLPAVLKTTRLGYDGKGQRVLREPDDADAAFGELKPHPLVLEGFVPFEKEISVVVARGLDGAVRTFDAAENVHRNHILHTSTVPADIPPGVDKHAQMLAKVIVVALDYVGVLGVEFFVVAGERPSLVVNEIAPRVHNSGHWTEAVCLTDQFEQHIRAIAGWPLGDPRRMADVVMQNLIGDEVDRVPMELDGDSQPHLYGKAEARPGRKMGHVNTIVRG; via the coding sequence TTGACCCAGTCTCCCGCTGCCCTCGCCCCCGGTTCCACCATCGGCATCCTGGGAGGCGGCCAACTGGGCCGGATGCTGGCCCTGGCGGCGGCGCGGCTGGGGCTGAAGTGCCATATCTATTGTCCTGACCCGGACAGTCCGGCCTTCGAGGTGACCCAGCACAAGACCGTCGCGGCCTATGACGATGTTGCAGCGCTGACGGCGTTTGCGGCGGCCGTCGATGTGGTCACCTATGAGTTTGAGAATGTGCCGGCCGCGACGGCGGAGGTGCTTGCCGGTCTGAAGCCGCTGCGGCCGGGTGCCAATGCCCTGGCCATTTCGCAGGACCGGCTGGCCGAAAAGGCTTTTCTCGCCTCCAAGAACATCCCCGTGGCGCCCTATAGGGCGGTTCACAGCCTTGAAGACCTCCACGCCGCCGTGGCCGAGATCGGCCTGCCGGCGGTGCTCAAGACGACGCGGCTGGGCTATGACGGCAAGGGCCAGCGTGTGCTGCGCGAACCTGACGATGCCGATGCGGCTTTTGGCGAACTAAAGCCGCATCCGCTGGTGCTCGAAGGCTTCGTGCCGTTCGAAAAAGAGATCTCGGTCGTGGTGGCGCGCGGGCTCGATGGCGCGGTGCGCACCTTCGATGCGGCCGAGAACGTCCACCGCAATCACATCCTTCACACCTCAACGGTTCCGGCCGACATTCCGCCGGGCGTCGATAAGCACGCGCAGATGCTGGCCAAGGTCATCGTCGTGGCGCTCGACTATGTCGGGGTGCTCGGGGTCGAGTTTTTCGTGGTGGCCGGGGAGCGGCCGAGCCTGGTGGTCAATGAAATCGCGCCGCGCGTCCACAATTCGGGGCACTGGACCGAGGCGGTCTGTCTCACCGACCAGTTCGAGCAGCATATCCGTGCCATTGCCGGCTGGCCGCTGGGCGATCCGCGGCGCATGGCCGATGTGGTGATGCAGAACCTGATCGGCGACGAGGTCGATCGCGTGCCGATGGAGCTCGATGGGGACAGCCAGCCGCATCTTTACGGCAAGGCAGAAGCCCGGCCCGGCCGCAAGATGGGTCATGTGAACACCATCGTAAGGGGCTGA
- the purE gene encoding 5-(carboxyamino)imidazole ribonucleotide mutase, with the protein MLKPMVAIVMGSQSDWPTMRLAAETLETLEIEYEARIVSAHRTPERMVDFATNAKVEGIKVIIAGAGGAAHLPGMIASMTTLPVFGVPVRSKALNGLDSLYSIVQMPGGIPVGTLAIGEPGAINAALLAASVLALSDEDLADRLEAHRARQAQAVPHFPSDLE; encoded by the coding sequence ATGCTCAAGCCAATGGTCGCCATCGTCATGGGCAGCCAGTCGGACTGGCCCACAATGCGGCTGGCCGCCGAAACCCTCGAAACCCTTGAAATCGAATATGAGGCGCGCATCGTCTCGGCGCATCGTACGCCCGAGCGCATGGTGGATTTTGCCACCAATGCCAAGGTCGAGGGGATCAAGGTCATCATTGCGGGGGCAGGCGGCGCTGCGCATCTGCCCGGCATGATTGCATCCATGACCACCTTGCCGGTCTTTGGTGTGCCGGTGCGCTCCAAGGCGCTCAACGGCCTCGACAGCCTTTATTCCATCGTGCAGATGCCGGGCGGTATTCCGGTGGGCACCCTGGCCATAGGCGAACCCGGCGCCATCAATGCCGCGCTGCTGGCCGCATCGGTGCTGGCGCTTTCCGATGAAGACCTCGCCGACCGGCTCGAGGCGCACCGGGCGCGCCAGGCGCAGGCCGTTCCTCATTTCCCGTCCGACCTCGAGTAG
- a CDS encoding DUF465 domain-containing protein has translation MLSLTKEQEAQLGLELATKRQEHADLDAAIHTLTQSHVGDRMLVQRLKKRKLMLKDRIVQLENILLPDIIA, from the coding sequence ATGCTGTCTCTGACCAAGGAACAGGAAGCCCAACTGGGTCTGGAACTGGCCACCAAACGCCAGGAACACGCCGATCTCGATGCGGCGATCCATACCCTGACGCAGTCGCATGTGGGCGACCGGATGCTGGTGCAGCGGCTCAAGAAGCGCAAGCTGATGCTCAAGGACCGGATTGTTCAGCTCGAGAACATTTTGTTGCCCGACATCATCGCCTGA
- a CDS encoding DUF465 domain-containing protein encodes MTTEGHIAALERRHQELDRQIESQIQSRTADDMMVNALKRKKLEVKDELFKLQNSRQ; translated from the coding sequence ATGACGACTGAAGGCCACATCGCAGCGCTCGAGCGGCGCCATCAGGAACTGGATCGTCAGATAGAGTCCCAAATCCAATCCCGGACCGCTGACGACATGATGGTCAACGCACTCAAGCGCAAGAAACTCGAAGTGAAGGACGAACTCTTCAAGCTCCAGAACAGCCGGCAATAG
- a CDS encoding sigma-54 dependent transcriptional regulator gives MTRVLVVDDDPVQLRLTAEVANKAGFKPLMATGGEQALTILRGDRQIGAMILDLVMPDLDGMGVMDVMRREGLTTPVIIQTANASLETVVSAMRQGAADYFVKPVAPERLVISLRNAMKLDALEASIRAEQGRRTGTFTQADMIASAPAMARVLTLCAKAAKTQIPVLIEGETGTGKELVARIIQGSGERAGKPFVTVNCGAIPPNLVESVLFGHKKGAFTGAHADQAGKFAEAHNGTLFLDEVGELPAEVQVKLLRALQEGEIEPVGASRPEKVNVRLISATNRRLLNLAKSGEFREDLFYRLNVFPVYVPPLRDRKEDLAALVNHFVARFAAEAGKRILGITPAALDLLNRYDWPGNVRQLENAVYRAIVLTDGAFLETQDFPQIVAQTEGREQALRTVELTPTPAAPMHIDTAPARTRVEEPVVIAQDRFLDETGQLQALSSIERAAIEFAIAHHGGRMSRVARALGIGRSTLYRKLHEYGLAEGLINDAA, from the coding sequence ATGACGCGCGTTCTGGTTGTCGACGATGATCCGGTACAATTGCGCCTGACGGCGGAGGTCGCCAATAAGGCCGGCTTCAAGCCCTTGATGGCAACAGGGGGCGAACAGGCCCTCACCATCCTGCGCGGCGACCGCCAGATCGGCGCCATGATCCTTGATCTCGTCATGCCTGATCTCGATGGCATGGGCGTCATGGACGTGATGCGCCGCGAGGGCCTGACCACTCCGGTCATCATCCAGACGGCCAATGCCTCGCTCGAAACCGTGGTCTCGGCCATGCGCCAGGGAGCGGCCGACTATTTCGTCAAGCCCGTGGCGCCCGAGCGCCTCGTCATCTCCCTGCGCAACGCCATGAAGCTCGATGCTCTCGAGGCCTCGATCCGCGCCGAGCAGGGGCGCCGCACCGGTACCTTCACCCAGGCCGACATGATTGCCAGCGCCCCCGCCATGGCCCGGGTACTGACCCTGTGCGCCAAGGCGGCCAAGACGCAGATTCCCGTCCTCATCGAGGGCGAAACCGGCACCGGCAAGGAGCTGGTGGCCCGGATCATTCAGGGCAGCGGCGAACGTGCCGGAAAACCCTTCGTCACCGTCAACTGCGGCGCCATCCCGCCCAATCTGGTTGAATCGGTGCTGTTCGGGCACAAGAAGGGTGCCTTTACCGGCGCCCATGCCGACCAGGCCGGCAAGTTTGCCGAGGCTCATAACGGCACGCTGTTTCTCGACGAAGTCGGGGAATTGCCGGCCGAGGTGCAGGTCAAGCTGCTGCGGGCGCTGCAGGAAGGCGAGATCGAACCGGTTGGCGCCAGCCGCCCCGAAAAGGTCAATGTACGGCTGATTTCGGCCACCAATCGGCGGCTGCTCAATCTGGCCAAGTCCGGCGAGTTCCGCGAAGACCTGTTCTACCGGCTCAATGTCTTCCCCGTCTATGTGCCGCCCCTGCGCGACCGCAAGGAAGACCTGGCCGCGCTGGTGAACCACTTTGTCGCCCGCTTCGCCGCCGAGGCCGGCAAGCGCATCCTGGGCATCACGCCCGCAGCGCTCGATCTGCTCAACCGCTATGACTGGCCCGGCAATGTGCGCCAGCTTGAAAACGCCGTCTATCGCGCCATCGTGTTGACCGACGGCGCCTTTCTCGAAACCCAGGATTTTCCGCAGATCGTGGCCCAGACCGAGGGGCGCGAGCAGGCCCTGCGCACGGTCGAACTCACGCCCACCCCGGCAGCGCCCATGCATATCGACACCGCCCCGGCCCGCACGCGCGTTGAAGAGCCCGTCGTCATCGCCCAGGACCGGTTTCTCGATGAAACCGGCCAGTTGCAGGCATTGTCGTCCATTGAACGTGCGGCCATCGAATTCGCAATCGCCCATCACGGCGGGCGCATGTCGCGCGTTGCCCGTGCCCTGGGTATCGGCCGGTCGACCCTATATCGCAAGCTGCACGAATATGGCCTGGCCGAGGGCCTGATCAACGACGCAGCCTGA
- a CDS encoding outer membrane protein, with translation MKRLVVSILACASLCSTASAADLWTDSSPIMSGMPASGWTGFYLGVNGGYSWGTTSNNPALPGGVVDNAASGWLGGLQAGYNLDLGGFVLGTEIDGQVTNFGYAEALAPTGNFEAKMDMFGTARLRVGVPVGQVMPYATGGVAVGRGSASVVDGVTTTTSATHLGWTAGLGLEAQATTNLSIKAEYLYVDLGSQPYNGLPVGNRDIGHKFSVIRAGVNYKF, from the coding sequence ATGAAGCGTCTGGTTGTTTCCATTCTTGCCTGTGCATCCCTTTGCAGCACCGCTTCGGCGGCCGACCTGTGGACCGATTCCTCGCCCATCATGTCAGGCATGCCCGCATCGGGCTGGACAGGGTTCTATCTCGGCGTCAATGGCGGCTATAGCTGGGGCACCACCTCCAACAATCCGGCCCTGCCGGGCGGGGTCGTCGACAATGCCGCCAGCGGCTGGCTGGGTGGTCTGCAGGCCGGCTATAACCTCGATCTCGGCGGTTTCGTCCTGGGCACGGAAATCGACGGGCAGGTGACCAATTTCGGCTATGCCGAGGCTTTGGCGCCAACCGGCAATTTCGAGGCCAAGATGGACATGTTCGGCACCGCGCGCCTGCGCGTCGGTGTGCCCGTGGGCCAGGTCATGCCCTATGCCACCGGTGGCGTTGCTGTCGGGCGCGGATCGGCCTCGGTGGTCGACGGGGTAACCACGACGACCAGTGCAACGCATCTGGGCTGGACGGCCGGGCTGGGTCTTGAAGCCCAGGCGACCACGAACCTGTCGATCAAGGCCGAATATCTTTATGTCGACCTCGGCAGCCAGCCCTATAACGGCCTGCCAGTCGGCAATCGCGATATCGGTCACAAGTTCAGCGTCATCCGCGCCGGTGTGAACTACAAGTTCTGA
- a CDS encoding L,D-transpeptidase family protein, which yields MNRFRVSLATALAVCALSGPVVGQPVASLESSRIVIAPPQTDIARIIKTGLSDTYYGARKDSQAHTDAQRLYFLYGERHFEPIWLNQNSAGQVAFSPAAEKIIALFRNAAAEGLRPQDYLTADIDLSRASAQDGAALAALETAFSQATLRYANHIHNGRINPASVSPLLDITPKPIDEAALLEQLARSDDPAAILNSLEPSHPEFLALKAALANFEATAADRPAPIAEGAVLRPGGTDMRVPAIRARLELPASASTTYDEATEVAVRTFQENQGLEVDGIIGPATVAALNGGLATRREDIIANMERWRWMPSDLGDFRVFVNIPEFRLWVERNGTPEYTTRVVVGTTKNQTPVFSDNIRHLVVNPYWNVPSSIIKGEIAPAVLRNPGYIDNQNMDLLYNGAPVSPWQVNWSMVSTTNFPFRVRQRPGPGNALGQIKFLFPNKHDVYLHDTPSKSLFSRSYRAFSHGCVRVQDPMAFADALMANEPTISRTSLEAMFGSSEKWVNPQTRIPVHLAYFTLRVDADGTIRSYGDVYGHNEKLIAAMGLNPVSEPAIVAEVETAPEELSP from the coding sequence ATGAACAGGTTTCGGGTCAGTCTGGCCACCGCTCTGGCGGTTTGCGCCCTGTCGGGACCGGTTGTCGGCCAGCCGGTCGCCAGCCTCGAATCGAGTCGCATCGTCATCGCGCCGCCGCAAACGGACATCGCGCGCATCATCAAGACCGGCCTGTCCGACACCTATTATGGGGCCCGCAAGGACAGCCAGGCGCATACCGATGCGCAGCGGCTGTACTTTCTCTATGGCGAACGCCACTTCGAACCGATCTGGCTGAACCAGAACAGCGCCGGCCAGGTCGCCTTCTCGCCGGCGGCGGAAAAGATCATTGCCTTGTTCCGCAATGCCGCGGCAGAAGGTCTGCGGCCGCAGGATTATCTGACGGCGGACATCGATCTGTCGCGGGCCTCGGCGCAGGATGGGGCGGCATTGGCCGCGCTGGAAACAGCGTTCTCGCAGGCCACCCTGCGCTATGCCAACCACATCCACAATGGCCGCATCAATCCGGCCTCGGTCAGCCCCCTGCTCGATATCACGCCCAAGCCCATCGACGAGGCCGCGCTGCTCGAGCAGCTGGCGCGCAGCGACGATCCGGCGGCCATTCTCAACTCGCTCGAGCCCAGCCATCCCGAATTCCTGGCGCTGAAAGCGGCGCTGGCCAATTTCGAAGCCACCGCGGCCGACCGGCCGGCCCCGATAGCCGAGGGCGCGGTGCTGCGTCCCGGCGGCACCGACATGCGCGTTCCGGCCATTCGCGCGCGGCTCGAACTGCCTGCCTCGGCCTCGACCACCTATGACGAGGCCACCGAGGTCGCCGTCCGCACCTTCCAGGAAAATCAGGGCCTCGAGGTCGACGGCATCATCGGCCCGGCCACGGTCGCCGCACTCAATGGCGGTCTCGCCACGCGGCGCGAGGACATTATCGCCAACATGGAACGCTGGCGCTGGATGCCCTCCGATCTCGGCGACTTCCGCGTCTTCGTCAATATTCCCGAATTCCGCCTGTGGGTGGAACGCAATGGCACGCCCGAATACACGACCCGCGTCGTCGTCGGCACCACCAAGAACCAGACCCCGGTCTTCTCGGACAATATCCGCCATCTTGTGGTGAATCCGTACTGGAACGTGCCCTCATCCATCATCAAGGGCGAGATCGCGCCGGCGGTGCTGCGCAATCCGGGCTATATCGACAACCAGAACATGGACCTGCTCTATAACGGCGCCCCGGTCAGCCCCTGGCAGGTCAACTGGAGCATGGTGTCGACCACCAATTTCCCCTTCCGCGTGCGCCAGCGCCCCGGACCGGGCAATGCCCTGGGTCAGATCAAGTTCCTCTTCCCCAACAAGCATGACGTCTATCTGCACGATACCCCGTCCAAGTCGCTGTTCTCGCGCTCCTACCGCGCCTTCAGCCATGGCTGTGTCCGCGTGCAGGACCCGATGGCCTTTGCCGACGCGCTGATGGCCAATGAGCCGACCATTTCCCGCACCTCGCTCGAAGCCATGTTCGGGTCCAGCGAGAAATGGGTGAACCCGCAGACGCGCATTCCCGTGCACTTGGCCTATTTCACCCTGCGCGTTGATGCCGATGGCACCATCCGCTCCTATGGCGACGTCTATGGTCATAATGAAAAGCTGATTGCCGCCATGGGGCTCAACCCCGTCTCCGAGCCGGCCATTGTTGCCGAGGTGGAAACCGCACCTGAAGAACTCTCGCCCTGA